A genomic region of Trueperaceae bacterium contains the following coding sequences:
- a CDS encoding HAMP domain-containing histidine kinase, translating to MTGGAFTSRSATRAAFVVIIVFVTAQMGWWLFFMSRYVAEVGAGRLASLELEAATLDALLELGADDEVAAALAREPYLRLAPGGGVEVDATGMEAFLSSQRRVVRMFSFEGPFFVLVVMAGLFIIGRSLRLERELKRRQRNFLDAVGHEFKTPVSTLRLLVETLQLRALPPEKVQAYLRTMSLEVERIERTGEQVLATARLEAGAALPAPAPHDLARLVRAALDRATPAYEARGAAVELVVAEGPLTVAARADDVATVVENLVDNAVKYTPGPVKRVEVSVDRHGAWARLRVEDRGSGVPEAERASVFDRFYRVGNELTRTAPGLGLGLYLVRRAVEAMAGRVRLEGRVGGGTVVTVLVPLVAAPAARRRRAAARAVA from the coding sequence TCGTGACCGCTCAGATGGGGTGGTGGCTCTTCTTCATGAGCCGCTACGTGGCGGAGGTCGGCGCGGGCAGGCTCGCGAGCCTCGAACTCGAGGCCGCCACGCTGGACGCGCTCCTGGAGCTGGGGGCCGACGACGAGGTGGCGGCGGCGTTGGCGCGCGAGCCGTACCTGCGCCTGGCGCCCGGCGGCGGTGTCGAGGTCGACGCGACCGGGATGGAGGCGTTCCTGAGCTCGCAGCGCCGCGTGGTGCGGATGTTCTCGTTCGAGGGTCCGTTCTTCGTGCTGGTGGTCATGGCGGGGCTCTTCATCATCGGCCGCAGCCTCCGGCTCGAGCGGGAGCTGAAGCGCAGGCAACGCAACTTCCTCGACGCCGTCGGGCACGAGTTCAAGACGCCGGTCAGCACCCTGAGGCTGCTGGTCGAGACGCTGCAACTGCGGGCGCTCCCACCGGAGAAGGTGCAGGCTTACCTGCGCACCATGAGCCTCGAGGTGGAGCGCATCGAGCGCACCGGCGAGCAGGTCCTGGCCACCGCTCGGCTGGAGGCCGGAGCGGCGCTGCCGGCGCCGGCGCCGCACGACCTGGCGCGCCTGGTGAGAGCGGCGCTCGACCGCGCCACGCCGGCCTACGAGGCGCGCGGCGCCGCGGTCGAACTGGTGGTGGCCGAGGGTCCGCTCACGGTGGCGGCGCGGGCGGACGACGTCGCCACCGTCGTGGAGAACCTGGTCGACAACGCCGTGAAGTACACGCCCGGGCCCGTCAAGCGCGTGGAGGTGAGCGTCGACCGTCACGGCGCCTGGGCGCGCCTGCGGGTCGAGGACAGGGGCAGCGGCGTGCCCGAGGCCGAGCGGGCGAGCGTCTTCGACCGGTTCTACCGGGTGGGGAACGAGCTGACGCGCACGGCGCCGGGCCTGGGCCTCGGCCTCTACCTGGTGAGGCGGGCGGTGGAGGCCATGGCCGGTCGGGTGCGGCTCGAGGGGCGTGTCGGCGGCGGCACGGTCGTCACCGTCTTGGTGCCGCTCGTCGCCGCGCCGGCCGCGCGCCGTCGACGGGCCGCGGCGAGGGCGGTCGCGTGA